The nucleotide sequence CGCCGTCACGCTCTCCGTCCTCGCCCGCCGCTACCGCCACCTCCCCTCCCTCTACTCCCACCTCGACTCCGTCAGGTTCTCCGGGCCCGCCTCCCCGGTCCCTCTGCCCGCCAGCCAGCCCAAGCTCCTCCGCCGCCTCGACATCGCCCCGCCCAAACCTATCAAGCCCTCCGCCCTCCGCCACGTCATCAACGCCGCCGCCAACCACGGCCTCTCCGAGCTCGCCGTCCGCCTGCACCGCCGCGTCTGCCTGCCCAAGAATGTCTTCGCCATCCGCTCTCTCGCCGTGTTATCCCTCAACACCTGCAGCGTGCCGCCCCTCTCCGCCGTCACTTGCGCCCGCCTCCGGACGCTCAAGCTACACCGCGTCTACATCAAACAGGTGGTCCTCACCGCCATCCTCTCCGCGGCGACCGGGCTCCAGACGCTGGAGATGGTACACTGCACGGGCTTGGACGCCGGATGCACGGTGGAGTCGTTGACCGTGAGGAGCTTCTTGTTTATGCCCAACGTGGAGCAACGGGAGGTCACGCTGAGAGCGCCGGGGCTGAGGACAATCACGCTTCACACGCGACCCAAGACGCAGAAGGTGCACCTGGAGCCTTCGCCGGATGTCAGCAAGGTATACCTGCACGTCGCCAAGTCCCAGGAAAAGGTTCTCTTCAGGATGCGGCCGTTCTTGGATGCTGCCACAGGGCTAGCTTCCCTTACGCTCAGAGGCTGTGCTGTGAAGGTGAGCTCTCTCGCATCCATCGTACTCTATCAACTATTACTGCAGTGTTAATTTGTCTAGATCCGAAGTAGGCTGCTGTCCAATTGTTCACAATACTGGTCATGATACGTGGAAGAATATGCGTAGTTGATGAACGGAAGCCTCAGCCAGGCTACGTGTTCCTTGGTAGCATTACAGTGTGTTTGCCTTGTCACAAGTCAATGATTCATGTAGTTCAAGCTGCAAAACTAAGTGATCAATTAGTATAACCTTAGGAAGGACCTCCCTGGGTTTGATCCATGAAAACTTGGTTTTAGGAAGGACAGAGTAGTTCCACCGTGActtacttgtactccctccgtcccaaaataagtgactcaactttgtactaactttaaggGGTAATACTTTGAAGTTACAGTTAAGATACTTACTTGTAATGCTTTGTATGGTGCATTGATTCTTATGTGTGTGGCAATGCATGCTGCTGACAAAGATGTGTCACTTATTCTTATAAATATGAGAAAGACAACTTAAGTATTTGTGTTATGTAGCAATTTGTAGATTCCAggaaacaagtactccctccgtccggaaatacttgtcctcgaattggataaaatggatgtatctataactaaaataagtctagatacaaccattttgaggacaagtatttccggacggagggagtagttgtttgaGTCAGAACATAACAAGTGGTTGAAGTCACACACTACTTAACACTTCTATTTCTTCGTGGGTTTGGGTCTAACCTAAACAATTAAACATGCATAGCTTAATTTTATCCCATCTGCAGATTGAGTTTTTACCTCATTTGTATATTCgtatcttattcctttgcagttgTTAGCTGGTGAATATAAAGATATTGTGAAGTTGCCAATTACATTTGAAGGGTTGAGGATATTGTCAGTGAGCTTGAATTTCTCGCGTGAATCAGAAGCTGTTTTCCTGGTGAAGCTGCTTCAGAGCTGTCCTAGCCTACAGCAGTTGACCGTCTCGGTATGCATCTTATCATCTACAGGTTTCAGTTCATTGAGAgatgtattattattattattaacacACCTTACTTCATGCTAGGCTGCTGAAAATAAGATGACAGAGGCGTCCTTTAGTTTTGCTGATCACAAGAAGATGCTTGCAAAGGCATCATGCCTAACTAATAGCCTGTTGAAGATTAAGTTTCTTGGGTTCAAGTCTGGAGAATATGAGA is from Triticum aestivum cultivar Chinese Spring chromosome 3A, IWGSC CS RefSeq v2.1, whole genome shotgun sequence and encodes:
- the LOC123062070 gene encoding F-box protein At5g03100; amino-acid sequence: MARPPAAANLKRKRKRRRRPKAGKGAAADLPDFFSNLPDDVVLAIANRLPTRLAVTLSVLARRYRHLPSLYSHLDSVRFSGPASPVPLPASQPKLLRRLDIAPPKPIKPSALRHVINAAANHGLSELAVRLHRRVCLPKNVFAIRSLAVLSLNTCSVPPLSAVTCARLRTLKLHRVYIKQVVLTAILSAATGLQTLEMVHCTGLDAGCTVESLTVRSFLFMPNVEQREVTLRAPGLRTITLHTRPKTQKVHLEPSPDVSKVYLHVAKSQEKVLFRMRPFLDAATGLASLTLRGCAVKLLAGEYKDIVKLPITFEGLRILSVSLNFSRESEAVFLVKLLQSCPSLQQLTVSAAENKMTEASFSFADHKKMLAKASCLTNSLLKIKFLGFKSGEYEKDLLVFLLNRTNKLKKIGVQFPASEETAVKWALSVRPAPIERRSTMFNKGYLQLEYT